The following is a genomic window from Oryzias melastigma strain HK-1 unplaced genomic scaffold, ASM292280v2 sc02208, whole genome shotgun sequence.
AAATGTTCATAGCCTGATCCCATTCTTTGGTAAAGGAGGGTCACAAAATCAGTTTACAGAATGGAACTTATttaaacaagagacaaaaatgaCTTCAATGTGGGTTTAAAAATACAGCATTGATAAAAAGTGATAGTATCAAAGTTCCCATGTAACCTACAACACTTACAACATATTATTGCACCAAATTCAATCATTTACAAACTGTGTTAGAGTAAAACTCAAAACTTTTCTCTCTAATTTCTGAGCTGATCACACTTGAATAaatagccgggttaggctccggcacccctgcaaccccgaaagggacaaagcggtcaagaaaatgaaaaaaaaaaagtttagtacaagatggtttaaaagttatgTTTGTCAGAGGATCTTTCAAATCATCTTTGAATAAGAGTGATACACATGacgtttaatttattttagtctaattaacaaaagcaaactcattttaaaaaccgttttatttcagaaacaaTTTTTCTTATGCGCTTAGCATCATTGGAATTTGAAATGTAAATCTTGgagcaaactttaaaaataatgtacatATTAAAGGTTTCATGTCNttaaaaaaaaaaaaaaagagattcaCAACAAACTGTCAATATTTCCAATTGTAAAATGATTGTTTGGCAGCAGAATACCAGaaacagtgccctctagtggtagaCTGAGAAACAATGAATAATCAGCTAATAAAAGGTGATGGTTTCAGGCTTTATAGAATCAAAGCAATAAGATGAAGGGTTGTGGTTTTATCTCATGATTTCCAACAGCGAAACTATGCTATCGACCATAGTTAATGTATTTGTATAATCATCTCTGAACACTAttctgtttcaaaacaaaaagtaattcagggcaaaacaaagatttaaaatgacattaattttttttcctcatttgctTTAGTTCTTTAGAAGTAAAAAACTATCAACATTATGAAATGAGCCCTTTTAAGGGCAGAAGTCTGGAATTAAAGTGTAATGCTCTCATAAAGACGACCATAATACAAAGTCTGGAATCAAAAAGCAGCtaaaggaaacatttgaaattacagagaaaaaagaaaaatataactaactcatgtaaaacaaaaaaaaacagttattttgtgtgtaaaatgtgACTCggattagtgttttttttttcctggattaaaagttttaaactaactgaataaacataaaagaaaaaaaaacacttgataaattaaacTTGCACAAACTtggttttaatgtaaaaaatccTTTACAAAGATTCCGAATATCTCATTTATTTGATACTTTTAAGCTGAATTAGTTGTGTAGATATTTACTGCATGCAAAAagttcatgtttaaaaataattatttagagAACTTGAATCAACTGAAATGGATTCAAGGGGATTTTCTGAAATcgattaaattagattttagtATCATCATGATGAAGTTTTTGCTACTGAATCAAGAAATTCACCATCAAGGCCCAAATTTTTTACATCTTCAAACAGTAAAATCAGATTTTCCACCAGATTTTCTAttgcaaacacatttaaacttctgttttatcataatttttcttctttcgagttcttttataaaaacagaaagagaacaaatgctTTTTTGGACTCCAAGCTGCACCGACTAACATTCAAAGTACATTCTTCCTCTTCTGTAGCACATTTTACACATCAGTTGTGTTTGTGATGACCTCCTTTGTTGGAGGTGATGAAAACGCAGCAAATAACTTCAGAGAGATGTGTTGGTCATAAAATGCTACATAAGTCACTAGAAAACAGCTGTGTTTAGTGAAACTGTTCGTACACTATAGATCTCACTGAAAAACTGGTGGGGATTATATTGATGGCAGTCACACAAATGACAACAACACATATTATTATTGATATTCTTATCAAAAAGCCTTCCTCCTCTCACCTTCACTAAACTGCAGCAGGAAACCTGTGCGTGTCTACTGTCCCGGCAGGTGAGCGTGCGGAGCAGAGTCTTCACTCCGTGGCCGTCTTCTCTTTGCAGGAAGGTTCACAGAGGATTTCTTTGTGTGGAAGTGGATACGGGAACGCTGCTCCGCTGCAGGTGCTACTGTAAGACAGTTTGTTGAGGCGCGACAGGCCTTTGATGCTGCCGGGAGGCCGCCCTGGGCTGACCTTGTACCCCGCGGCTCGCGTCGTGCCGAGCGGCCTTCCCGGGCTGGTCTTGAACCCGGCAGCCCGGGTGGTGCCGAGCGGTCGGCCGGTGCTGGTTCTGTACCCAGCTAGTTTGGTGGTTCCCAAAGGTCTCCCTCGTCTGCCCGTCTTGCCGGCACCTTTGCTTTTCTTCTTGCCGTCATCCGGCGTTTGCTCGGCGCCCTTCATGCCAGCTATTTTCCCCGGTGGGCGCGGGTCGCCCCCCAGAACGTCCTGTCTCTGGCACACCATGGGCTTGTGGCTTTGGGCCGGTAAGGCCATGGGAGCGAGCGTCATCTGGAGGGACGTGGTGGGGGGTGGAGGGTAGAACTTGCTGGGCTGGGAGGTGCACAGGTCGAAGTGAGAAGCAGGGTGGTGGCCGTCCTCTGCCAGGCACGAGGGCCTGCTGTTCATGCAGAAGTCGGTGGTCGTCACCTGGCGCATCATCTTCTGCTGGGAGCAGGAAACGGCGGATTATTTACCAGAAAGGTACAGTAAATGAaggcaaaaataatcaaacaagaAACCTTCAATTCACATGAAATGACAGTTTTCTATAAAGGCTTCATAAAATTAGAATAACTTCAAAAAATTAATAAGTGACAGCTGAACAAAAACTAATCATTTAAGGAttgcaaaatataaataattcaaattaaaggATATTGATGCAAAAGTAactttgaattgaaaaaaaaaatcagaacaaaagcTTTGCTGTTAtgaatttttgaataaaacagatGAATTATGTTGCCTTAAAAGCCCACTTTtatgaaaaattgattttttaacatgtttttgtggcattttcctcatgatatATATTAAGAACATGaatctttaaaagttcaaatggtaaatcaggagcagacaaaaaaaaatgatgcttgaGAAAGAGTtgatttgtgaataaaaattcACTGAGCAGGCTACAAACATCCACttgcaaatagatccatgcacatCTAAAGCAGGGATGTCacactcaatcgcacaaggagccaaaatctaaaacacatctttggagggccgaacaggataaatatttatttaatactctaaaattatattttttaattttttaaaccataaattttcatcatgattatgaactagatatatagcattacctgtgataatgctagtgctgaagatgctagtgctgatagctgaagacgctcaaaatgatagctaaaaatgctgaagctgatagccagctaaaacattagctaaatgctaaattagcctaaaaaaatgtatataaaaaaaattaaactaggtcagccaaaacagctagaatatagctggaaaaaagctaaaaaaaaaagcctaaaaaaaaaaactgaaaaaagcctaatttagccaaatcaccaagcatgtagttaaaatattagcctaactccaaaaaaacctaaacaaccttagtaaatgccaaaattacaTAGTTATGAATCATAAAcaggcatgaatattattccagaataaattaatttaaaccttaaataaatttcaatattctACTCTCAATAAAGAAAacggaaacgctagcttagcgctatactagtgctttttaatgttgttgtcactttctgccaatcagcaggtggcaacagcggctccgccccaactgtcccgttctatttttctatggacctacaaaagataggggccctcaagaggtacgggtcggaactgtttaatgggtcaaaTTAGCCTTGTTTTCACTGATCAGTCCGGTACGGTCCGATCCgctattttgagtgtttccattgtaaaatagaaccattaaacagttccgacccgtacctcGAGAGTCCCCGTATGTTGTAGGTCGATGAAACAA
Proteins encoded in this region:
- the LOC112138209 gene encoding UPF0461 protein C5orf24 homolog; translated protein: MMRQVTTTDFCMNSRPSCLAEDGHHPASHFDLCTSQPSKFYPPPPTTSLQMTLAPMALPAQSHKPMVCQRQDVLGGDPRPPGKIAGMKGAEQTPDDGKKKSKGAGKTGRRGRPLGTTKLAGYRTSTGRPLGTTRAAGFKTSPGRPLGTTRAAGYKVSPGRPPGSIKGLSRLNKLSYSSTCSGAAFPYPLPHKEILCEPSCKEKTATE